The genomic DNA ggctgccatcccctcctcgctggatcctgaatcctccctcaggatcatccctggtccaatggtggtggggcccatccctgtccggaggcggtccctctccctggcttcggtccacccttgggcgagcggaagatggtggtgctccgccaagactcgaGAACGATTCCGCGCACACGTGctaagagaaagcgtgggatccagagaaaacgGAAGATAAAAGGTCTGGCGCTAGCGAGTCAAGGCAACccttaagagaatttacgaccctctgtaaataagcaggatgtcgaagagacttcgacagtttcaagaaccaacatgATATTCGTTAAgagtaacgaattagatacggcccgcaataaattagtttcttagaaatttcaagtgtgacagtcttatttctccggattcccaactctctcccagcacgatcacccgtgttgaaagttttacaatgtcttatctattgtttgtttattcctttgaattttggtTCCTAATTTGAGTTCCGTCTGGACCGCGGTAGGAAAAGGATGCGTTGAGAACGGAAAGATATTAAAAGTGCAAAATAAATACCTAAACTATAAAGAAAAGAGACAGTGCCAATGGCGGTTAGTGAAAGCATGAGCACCAACATGAGGGAGAACACAGCATCCAGGGAATCACAGGAAACCAACGGAATAAATGAAAGTACTAGCACCAAAATGGTAAGTAAAATTAAGGTTGGCAGGGCCGAAAATAACGGCAAAAGTTTAAACGAGGAGACAAAGGAATGTAACAAAGGAATTAAGAAACCAAGCATCGTGGTAGCAAAGAAAGTCAGAATAAtagaaaacgaagaaataaagaaaaaatataagatAGTTGACAACCAAAGCATAGATAAGGGTACAGGATTAAAGGAAAacggaaaaggaaaagaaagtgAAAATATAAACAGAAAGGTAAGTGAACATTCATACAATAGAGAAAGTGAAAACGATATTATCTATCAGAATGATCTGGAGAGTGGGGAATATACGACAACAGTAAGTTTAAATAAGCAAAAATTATCAAcaaaaaggaaatataatttaGTCAAAATTTATAACTGTATAAACATTTTAGGTGTTAAAATCAGAGAGATACGCATGGTGGCTTTCTCGAGAGCGGAGGTTACAATGTACAACAAAATGGAAGCTCACAAAGTAATTGAATATAGCAGACGTAAAGATGCAGGGTACGTAGCATCGATACCTAGAAGAAAAATGTCAAGGCGTGGAGTAACAAAAGAGTGGGAAGGATCTATTGAAGAGCTAATGGAATGCACCATGGCTGGACAAGGTGAATTTGAAGCGCAAAGGCTCAAAAAACGAAAGCTAAGAGATGGAAAAGCTGTATGGGAAGAAAGTGATTCTATACTATTGAAGTTCAAAGGTGACTCTATACCTACTAGACTATACATCGGGCAGGGCCACGTATGGCTGAAAGTAGAGCCGTTCGTAGAGAGTGTGAAGCAATGCTTCAGGTGTTTTAAATTCGGCCACCTgcagaaaaatatgtaaagcAACATGTAAACGATGCATGATATGTGCAGGGGAATATCATGGCGAATGTAGAGGGGAACCAAAATGCGTAAACTGTGGCCAGCAGCATAGGTCAAACGCCAGGGAATGCCTTATCTTCCAAAGAGAAAGCGAAACGAAAAAAATTATGGCCTACAAAAACGTATCTTATGCACAGGCAAGAGAAATTTTAAGGGACAAGTATACAGGCAGAAAATATGATATAGACATTGAAAGCGAAACAGACTTCCCAAGGCTTAAAACTAATAgcagaggaagaagagagaattGGGAGAGACTCGAAATACCCAACAACGATGATAAATATAACGAATGGAAAACGAAAAGAGGTCCATTTAGGAACAGGGAAAGGGAGACCAGCGATGATAGCGACAATGGAAGAATGACGCAAAGAAGAGAGCAACTGGGATCTTTTAGGTATACAGACAGATTCCAGGAAAGGGAAATGAAGACCGCTGCGAGACAAGACAGGGTCAGGATAATGAACAGAGTGCCACTGGCACGAGAGAGACCGTGGGTGAAGGATCCACCTGGAATCAATGTTTACGAGGAATATGACAACAATGAGGaaacgaggaagaaaaagCTAACGGGAAGAATAAGAggagaaaattataaattgctTGATGAAATAAAGAGCAAATCAGATGACAAAATCTTGGAGCAAATAATTCAACTGATAAGTGAAAGAAACCTACTGAACAACTtcgagagaaaaataaaagaaacaataaaaCGTAAAGAAAAGGAGGTACCGGTTGACCCGGAGGAAGACTGGTGGGGGTGTGGGCCTCATTTCCACACAGTAATCCctgaaaaaatggaaaaaagatTCGCCagacagagagaaagaaaggaagaaatagAGAAACTACATCAAAGAAAGGAATCACCTGCCAAGGATGCAGAAGGGAAAGTTGCAACTGAAAATGATAAGCAAACAAAAATCCCTTCAAACCAAAcggaagaaggaaaaatggTCGATGAAGTTGAActggaagaaattgaaatcgaaCCAGAACCAGTAGCTACCACGAGCAAAAAAAGTACTGAGACAAGGAAAGACGAAGAAAATGAGCAATCAATGGAAGACAAAGATTAAACGTAAACCTAATCCTAATTAATACCTGTACAGTTAGTGATAAGGAATAAAGAAAGATACATAAAagtaaataagtaaaataagCATAGCAAGTAAGTCATTTATTCAGCGTTTATTATACAAGTaagtcaaaattaaaaataaaaataaaaaacaaaaaaaagaaaaatataataaaaaagaaaacacaaAAAGAAGAATCTACTATACTGTAAGTAAACCACTATTAATTAAgcttataatatataataatattaataattcaaaaacacGCAAAATAGCCACAccaataataacaaattacgCAAGATGCTTGTAGGAATGTGGAATGCGAGGAGCGTCAGAGGAAAAGttacagaaataaaatcgaTAGTGGATGAATACGACATCATGGCAGTCATGGAGACATAGCTCTATCCTGAATTCGATTTGACGCATAaaggatataaaataataagaaaagacGCCCTGGATGTTACAAATAGAGCAACCAGAAGAGGCGCGATTGATGGCGGCCTCTGCTTTATAGTAAGGGACCAGATTAAGATAAAGGAAAaagtaataaatgataatataaACATGGAAACGCTGGCAATAACGGTAGAGTCCGATGAAGGAGAAACAGATTTGATCCTGGTGTATAGAAATCCATCCAAAAACACAACAACAGACCAATGGCGTGGGCTGATAGACAACCTGGAAGCAAAAGAAAGAACAATCATACTGGATGACATGAACGCCAAAAACACGGAATGGAACTGTGTGGAAAACGACACTCAGGGTGTAAGATTGGCAAACGTCATGGAAGAAGGAGACGTGTTTATAGCAAACAGGGACACACTGTCACGCCCAGCCTCGGGGTCGCATAGAGCGTCTAATATTGACCTAGTACTGCTGAAATATGAAATGCTCCAAACACTGAGTGTGGAGAACTCGGGAATAACCCTGGGATCTGATCACCAAATAGTCAATATAGTAATGGACATAACAATACCACCGGCGAATGTGGGAAATAGATTTTCCACAAGGAAGTATGGCTTTAAAAAGATAAACTGGAAGgtatttcatacaaaaatgGAAGAAACAGCAGAAAACATAGCTAAGGAAGCGTCTGATACAGCAACGGAAGCAGACGAAAAATTACTAATAAGGGAAGCGATATACAAAGGATTAGAGGAATCGGGCGCCACCAAAAAGAAGCAACCGCCAAATCGACAAGGGAGGACAGGtgaaaacagagaaaaaaaacaGAACAAGCAAAGATGGTGGGATGACGATTGTAACAAAgcaagagaagagaagagaagagcaTTAATGGCCTTCAATCGACATCCAAACGAAGAGACGTGGAAAACGTACAAA from Osmia bicornis bicornis chromosome 15, iOsmBic2.1, whole genome shotgun sequence includes the following:
- the LOC123988540 gene encoding trichohyalin-like; translation: MAVSESMSTNMRENTASRESQETNGINESTSTKMVSKIKVGRAENNGKSLNEETKECNKGIKKPSIVVAKKVRIIENEEIKKKYKIVDNQSIDKGTGLKENGKGKESENINRKNDLESVKIREIRMVAFSRAEVTMYNKMEAHKVIEYSRRKDAGYVASIPRRKMSRRGVTKEWEGSIEELMECTMAGQGEFEAQRLKKRKLRDGKAVWEESDSILLKFKGEYHGECRGEPKCVNCGQQHRSNARECLIFQRESETKKIMAYKNVSYAQAREILRDKYTGRKYDIDIESETDFPRLKTNSRGRRENWERLEIPNNDDKYNEWKTKRGPFRNRERETSDDSDNGRMTQRREQLGSFRYTDRFQEREMKTAARQDRVRIMNRVPLARERPWVKDPPGINVYEEYDNNEETRKKKLTGRIRGENYKLLDEIKSKSDDKILEQIIQLISERNLLNNFERKIKETIKRKEKEVPVDPEEDWWGCGPHFHTVIPEKMEKRFARQRERKEEIEKLHQRKESPAKDAEGKVATENDKQTKIPSNQTEEGKMVDEVELEEIEIEPEPVATTSKKSTETRKDEENEQSMEDKD
- the LOC114881326 gene encoding uncharacterized protein LOC114881326; translation: METLAITVESDEGETDLILVYRNPSKNTTTDQWRGLIDNLEAKERTIILDDMNAKNTEWNCVENDTQGVRLANVMEEGDVFIANRDTLSRPASGSHRASNIDLVLLKYEMLQTLSVENSGITLGSDHQIVNIVMDITIPPANVGNRFSTRKYGFKKINWKVFHTKMEETAENIAKEASDTATEADEKLLIREAIYKGLEESGATKKKQPPNRQGRTGENREKKQNKQRWWDDDCNKAREEKRRALMAFNRHPNEETWKTYKINDKKIKATIKKKRKQAWEKFAENVNHSSDCKSLWEQIKGIQKGRKPTYKKSHDGGRKKRGGGHRNKENI